A region from the Panthera uncia isolate 11264 chromosome D3 unlocalized genomic scaffold, Puncia_PCG_1.0 HiC_scaffold_8, whole genome shotgun sequence genome encodes:
- the SALL3 gene encoding sal-like protein 3 — protein MGGRRSICKLTKSSSESVTRRPAPRARVVAVRSLSSRLPPNRELAASLRADASLLSVPGDGADDGDSGSEGRSGSEDTNVCEKCCAEFFKWTDFLEHKKSCTKNPLVLIVNEDEPAPPSEEFPEPSPASSPSDRTESEAAEDPAPPENGEGGEGRAPEKEEEPMEAEPSGDKGFPNPGPSHAGKQPLPQIPEPAPVAAYSMPNTNVTLETLLSTKVAVAQFSQNARAAGSVGPGSGVTAVAIPMILEQLMALQQQQIHQLQLIEQIRSQVAMMNRQPLRPPLNPGAAAAAQSTPVPASSQLQGLAAHSALQLSAGAPAVPPAPGPAAQPAAYEGPQHLSQPAAGASAPHVPSGGPSVPAESGGPASSSAAPAPAAPASSGSAQPQNASTPPALGPGPPLSSAPSLPNPLLPQTSAGSVIFPNPLVSIAATANALDPLSALMKHRKGKPPNVSVFEPKASAEDPFFKHKCRFCAKVFGSDSALQIHLRSHTGERPFKCNVCGNRFSTKGNLKVHFQRHKEKYPHIQMNPYPVPEYLDNVPTCSGIPYGMSLPPEKPVTTWLDSKPVLPTVPTSVGLQLPPTLPGVSSYADSPSLTPASRSPQRPSPASSECTSLSPGLNSSESGVPGTAESPQPALSGSSLTKPEPASLPGANGRAGDVPASGQVSATSAAASTTALADGSICTGLCSPVLPAGSDQFKAKFPFGGLLDSMQTSETSKLQQLVENIDKKMTDPNQCVICHRVLSCQSALKMHYRTHTGERPFKCKICGRAFTTKGNLKTHFGVHRAKPPLRVQHSCPICQKKFTNAVVLQQHIRMHMGGQIPNTPLPDGFPDAMDAELPYDDKAAEALSGYDDDADENSMEDDAEPREPAGDPPKPLLPYAGSCPPSPPSVISSIAALENQMKMMDPVASCPQLTALRSVENGSGDSDRLSNDSSSAAGDLESRSAGSPALSESSSSTRALSPMNSHSESLHSKSPGLSAQEEPQETPLKTERPDSPPAAPENGGALDLTAAQPGRPAVKEEAPFSLLFLSRDRGKCPGAVCGVCRKPFACRSALEIHHRSHTKERPFLCALCGRGCSTRGNLKQHLLTHALSEPRPQSFDPDFALGPGQTTASLVAGPAPAAIKMEVNGHSRAIALGEGPPLPAAVQVPPGPPAVMGPGLAPMLAPPPRRAPKQHNCQSCGKTFSSASALQIHERTHTGEKPFGCTICGRAFTTKGNLKVHMGTHMWNNAPARRGRRLSVENPMALLGGDALKFSEMFQKDLAARAMNVDPSFWNQYAAAITNGLAMKNNEISVIQNGGIPQLPVSLGGSAIPPLGSLTAGMDKARTGGSPPIVSLDKANSETGASRPFTRFIEDNKEIGIN, from the exons ATGGGTGGCCGTCGCTCCATCTGTAAGTTGACGAAGAGCAGTTCTGAGTCCGTGACGCGCAGGCCAGCGCCTCGAGCCCGAGTCGTTGCTGTGCGTTCCCTTTCGTCCCGGCTGCCCCCAAACCGGGAGCTAGCAGCGTCCCTGCGTGCCGATGCCTCGCTCCTGT CCGTCCCCGGGGACGGGGCCGACGACGGGGACAGCGGGAGCGAGGGCAGAAGCGGGAGCGAGGACACCAACGTCTGCGAGAAGTGCTGTGCGGAGTTCTTCAAGTGGACGGACTTCCTGGAGCACAAGAAGAGCTGCACCAAGAACCCGCTCGTGCTGATCGTGAACGAAGATGAGCCGGCACCGCCCTCCGAGGAGTTTCCGGAACCTTCCCCGGCCAGCTCTCCCAGCGACCGGACGGAGAGCGAGGCCGCGGAGGACCCGGCCCCCCCAGAGAACGGCGAGGGCGGTGAGGGGAGGGCCccggagaaggaggaggagcccATGGAAGCCGAGCCCTCTGGGGACAAGGGCTTCCCGAACCCGGGCCCCTCGCACGCAGGGAAGCAGCCTCTACCTCAGATCCCCGAGCCAGCGCCGGTGGCCGCGTACAGCATGCCCAACACCAACGTGACGCTGGAGACCCTCCTGAGCACCAAGGTGGCCGTGGCGCAGTTCTCCCAGAACGCGAGGGCCGCGGGCAGCGTGGGGCCCGGCAGCGGGGTGACGGCGGTGGCCATCCCCATGATCCTGGAGCAGCTGATGGCGTTGCAGCAGCAGCAGATTCACCAGCTGCAGCTCATCGAGCAGATCCGCAGCCAGGTGGCCATGATGAACCGCCAGCCCCTGCGGCCGCCACTGAACCCCGGGGCGGCCGCCGCGGCCCAGAGCACCCCGGTGCCGGCCTCCAGCCAGCTGCAAGGGCTGGCGGCCCACTCGGCCCTGCAGCTCTCCGCCGGGGCGCCCgccgtgccccccgcccccggccccgccgcccAGCCGGCGGCCTACGAGGGCCCCCAGCACCTGTCCCAGCCGGCCGCCGGGGCCAGCGCCCCGCACGTCCCCAGCGGCGGCCCTTCCGTCCCCGCCGAGTCCGGCGGGCCCGCGTCCTCCAGCGCGGCCCCCGCGCCCGCCGCCCCGGCCTCCAGTGGCAGCGCGCAGCCGCAGAACGCCTCCACGCCCCCCGCCCTGGGGCCGGGGCCCCCCCTCAGCTCGGCGCCCAGCCTGCCAAACCCACTTCTACCTCAGACCTCCGCCGGCAGCGTCATCTTCCCCAACCCGCTGGTCAGCATCGCGGCCACCGCCAACGCGCTGGACCCCCTGTCCGCCCTCATGAAGCACCGCAAGGGCAAGCCCCCGAACGTGTCGGTGTTCGAGCCCAAGGCCAGCGCCGAGGACCCGTTCTTCAAGCACAAGTGCAGGTTCTGTGCCAAGGTGTTCGGGAGCGACAGCGCCCTGCAAATCCACCTGCGCTCCCACACGGGCGAGCGGCCCTTCAAGTGCAACGTCTGCGGCAACCGCTTCTCCACCAAGGGCAACCTGAAGGTGCACTTCCAGAGGCACAAGGAGAAGTACCCGCACATCCAGATGAACCCCTACCCCGTCCCCGAGTACCTGGACAATGTGCCCACCTGCTCCGGGATCCCCTACGGGATGTCGCTGCCTCCAGAGAAGCCGGTGACCACCTGGCTGGACAGCAAGCCCGTGTTGCCCACGGTGCCCACGTCGGTCGGGCTGCAGCTCCCGCCCACCCTCCCTGGCGTCAGCAGCTACGCGGActcccccagcctcacccctgcgAGCCGCTCCCCGCAGCGGCCCTCGCCCGCGTCCAGCGAGTGCACGTCCCTGTCCCCCGGCCTCAACAGCTCCGAGTCGGGCGTCCCCGGGACCGCCGAGTCCCCGCAGCCAGCGCTCAGCGGCTCCTCTCTGACCAAACCCGAGCCCGCGAGCCTGCCTGGCGCCAACGGCAGGGCAGGGGACGTCCCCGCCAGCGGGCAGGTCTCCGCCACGTCCGCGGCGGCCTCCACCACCGCGCTGGCAGACGGCAGCATCTGCACGGGCCTCTGCAGCCCCGTGCTGCCAGCCGGCTCCGACCAGTTCAAGGCCAAGTTTCCCTTCGGGGGGCTGCTCGACTCCATGCAGACGTCCGAGACCTCGAAGCTCCAGCAGCTGGTGGAGAACATCGACAAGAAGATGACGGACCCCAACCAGTGCGTCATCTGCCACCGCGTGCTGAGCTGCCAGAGCGCCCTGAAGATGCATTACCGGACGCACACGGGGGAGAGGCCGTTCAAGTGCAAGATCTGCGGGCGTGCCTTCACCACCAAGGGCAACCTGAAGACGCACTTCGGGGTGCACCGGGCCAAGCCGCCCCTGCGGGTGCAGCACTCCTGCCCCATCTGCCAGAAGAAGTTCACCAACGCCGTGGTCCTGCAGCAGCACATCCGGATGCACATGGGCGGCCAGATCCCCAACACGCCGCTGCCCGACGGCTTCCCGGACGCCATGGACGCCGAGCTGCCCTACGACGACAAGGCCGCCGAGGCCCTGAGCGGCTACGACGACGACGCGGACGAGAACTCCATGGAGGACGACGCCGAGCCGCGGGAGCCGGCCGGCGACCCGCCCAAGCCGCTGCTGCCCTACGCGGGCTCCTGCCCGCCCTCGCCCCCCTCCGTCATCTCCAGCATCGCCGCCCTGGAGAACCAGATGAAGATGATGGACCCGGTCGCGAGCTGCCCACAGCTGACCGCCTTGAGGTCCGTGGAGAACGGGTCCGGGGACAGCGACCGCCTGAGCAACGACTCCTCGTCGGCCGCGGGCGACCTGGAGAGCCGGAGCGCGGGCAGCCCGGCCCTGTCGGAGTCCTCGTCCTCCACGCGTGCCCTGTCGCCCATGAACAGCCACAGCGAGAGCTTGCACTCCAAGTCCCCGGGGCTCAGCGCCCAGGAGGAGCCGCAGGAAACGCCGCTAAAGACCGAAAGGCCGGACagcccccccgccgcccccgaaAACGGAGGCGCGCTGGACCTCACGGCGGCCCAGCCCGGCCGGCCGGCCGTCAAGGAGGAGGCCCCCTTTAGCCTGCTGTTCCTGAGCAGAGATCGGGGTAAGTGTCCGGGCGCCGTGTGTGGCGTGTGCCGCAAGCCCTTTGCGTGCCGGAGCGCGTTGGAAATCCACCACCGCAGCCACACCAAGGAGCGCCCGTTCCTCTGTGCGCTCTGCGGCCGCGGCTGCTCCACTAGGGGGAATTTAAAGCAGCACTTGCTGACGCACGCGTTGAGCGAGCCGCGTCCTCAGTCATTTGACCCCGACTTTGCCCTAGGTCCCGGCCAGACCACCGCTAGCCTGGTCGCCGGCCCCGCGCCCGCCGCCATCAAAATGGAAGTGAACGGGCACAGCAGGGCCATCGCGCTGGGCGAGGGCCCGCCGCTGCCGGCCGCCGTGCAGGTGCCCCCCGGGCCCCCGGCCGTGATGGGCCCCGGCCTCGCGCCCATGCTGGCCCCCCCGCCGCGCCGGGCGCCCAAGCAGCACAACTGCCAGTCGTGCGGGAAGACCTTCTCGTCGGCCAGCGCCCTGCAGATCCACGAGCGCACGcacaccggggagaagccctTCGGCTGCACCATCTGCGGGAGGGCCTTCACCACCAAGGGCAACCTGAAG GtgcacatgggcacacacatGTGGAACAACGCCCCCGCGAGGCGTGGCCGCCGCCTGTCAGTGGAAAACCCCATGGCTCTGCTAGGTGGCGACGCTCTGAAGTTTTCGGAAATGTTCCAGAAGGATCTGGCAGCACGAGCGATGAACGTTGACCCCAGCTTCTGGAACCAGTATGCCGCGGCTATCACAAACGGTCTCGCCATGAAGAACAACGAGATCTCTGTCATCCAGAATGGCGGCATTCCCCAGCTCCCAGTAAGTCTCGGCGGAAGTGCTATCCCCCCCCTGGGTTCCCTGACCGCTGGGATGGACAAAGCGCGCACCGGCGGTAGTCCGCCCATTGTGAGTTTGGACAAAGCAAACTCGGAAACGGGAGCCAGCCGTCCGTTCACGAGGTTTATCGAGGATAACAAGGAGATTGGTATTAACTAG